The following are from one region of the Biomphalaria glabrata chromosome 12, xgBioGlab47.1, whole genome shotgun sequence genome:
- the LOC106070164 gene encoding uncharacterized protein LOC106070164 isoform X2 — MELTLGNVEDDKKFAFLLGSALRNEDTEQVLAIYDDLIPRLISETRLKKIKEGARQISELPEHEFNTLAIDARQFSLAPGRSSMSQANWSSATPSINQDVNDDKVGLATPDVYNSSKKHKSYQDEDSGLDSYKHSESFGLDTNDTEEECCLLENVNIHCKAELVRITPTFNPPYDEEVKIDSSTGGSSIESPRSETSATHDEYSLMEEGTEMDTLSYKETPLRQHSYACFDYIPTRATARKDDDDIENHDLRFLNQGYKKAPTDVDKCINLGLNYGMNDKKDDTKAFLKFQHHDEKRKWSSSDGHDPLLDVNGNPKIKDGFDYAQMRKRPENGSSVILAHGPNHCINSSGESGTSRKRRSHKKKEETIKAEDCENYKGRLPINDLIVYITGKRVAVDANGAGDFISKSEKTKKRLEKSKKDKSSVCSKEKKKVEASGSFSYNGTHEILDSLSTTVTLSIPLESKEKCSVSLSPESMQKMSSELPLRHLHKNTEPAPNLMDFSTKVISKQNSPGKGSNDINDSSETLNRSEVVEAVTNADIDDTYYGACDINLASNLNQVNSLELTSDIKTEESFTEVKKKNKRAGFIRISSASSMTASSVKSYFNGSFYHNNNKHRHNAPQVTSNSAMHSLVVCNHSHSPRDLSPSSFPALAGTPPRIDVRRNSCDGINTVALDTKNDSDRESVKSLPVTHCARAVGEMSPIYMVSYATMVAAPPRCDNGNSSESSVVSASLSSAHTACLTPEKKTTVWKGSPRERRHSIGSSPEDKTETDRPTITQRNRQKSGSQELLCRESSAVFKGSSIKAVNNLQSHVKQEENVGIEKSYAFSNNNLERVPLSSTNISNDSLSSVSQDTPFSIAATKIPQTFDERFHSDNGMTSNEVKSEAVPNIDTKCQWQVSTPNSNTNTSILESAKKSNTNNHKSVVFLDKRYSTFPSKNLGITFGFDSSFESISDSTSQAVKQLSQNTKASQTKPTSASMPVDSNIPPDSGASLASGLHVSSSSDNSQNLKARLVQSHCNGLIVPTGDLKEETLGQTALDNRTKSCGVVVQETSSSQPLIVKSNSSASSDTSLAYLTNFVSCSHSSSTSSAVMFSPNLPPPSYSSPLTAPTSFINQANPVSSDHSTESSDTSVLQEVDFIHSCIPVVYGLKIQPNKGCGTVLFIPPNVQISASSSAVCSFLKKQWTEVNKNKNNAGSFVTCEDED; from the exons cTTAAGAAAATTAAGGAAGGTGCAAGGCAAATATCAGAACTTCCAGAGCATGAGTTCAACACATTAGCAATCGACGCAAGACAATTTAGCCTGGCCCCTGGCCGTTCCAGCATGAGTCAAGCCAACTGGAGTTCTGCGACTCCTAGTATAAATCAAGATGTTAATGATGATAAGGTTGGCTTAGCAACTCCTGATGTTTATAACTCTTCTAAAAAACATAAGTCATATCAAGATGAAGACTCTGGTTTAGACTCATATAAACATTCTGAAAGTTTTGGTTTAGATACTAATGACACTGAAGAAGAATGCTGCTTACTTGAGAATGTGAACATTCACTGTAAAGCTGAATTGGTGAGGATTACCCCCACTTTTAACCCACCTTATGATGAAGAGGTTAAAATAGACTCAAGTACTGGAGGTTCCTCTATTGAGTCCCCAAGAAGCGAAACTTCTGCAACGCATGATGAGTACAGTCTTATGGAGGAAGGGACAGAAATGGATACTTTGTCTTACAAAGAAACTCCCCTCAGACAGCATTCTTATGCTTGCTTCGACTACATACCCACTAGAGCCACTGccaggaaagatgatgatgatatcgAAAATCATGATTTAAGATTTCTCAATCAAGGGTATAAGAAAGCACCAACTGATGTGGACAAATGCATAAATCTAGGTTTAAACTATGGCATGAATGACAAGAAAGATGACACTAAAgcctttttaaagtttcaacatcATGATGAAAAGAGAAAATGGAGCAGTTCAG ATGGGCATGATCCTCTTTTGGATGTTAACGGCAATCCAAAAATAAAAGATGGCTTTGACTATGCCCAGATGAGAAAGCGTCCAGAGAATGGCAGTAGTGTCATACTCGCCCATGGGCCCAATCACTGTATTAACTCAAGTGGGGAGAGTGGGACTAGCAGAAAACGCagaagtcataaaaaaaaagaagaaacaatcAAAGCAGAGGACTGTGAAAATTATAAAGGCAGATTGCCAATCAATGATCTCATAGTCTACATAACAGGGAAGAGAGTAGCAGTCGATGCTAATGGTGCTGGAGATTTCATATCCAAATCAGAAAAGACTAAGAAAAGATTagaaaaaagcaagaaagacAAATCCAGTGTGTGCagtaaggaaaaaaagaaag tGGAAGCTTCTGGCAGTTTTAGCTATAATGGAACACATGAAATACTTGATTCATTATCCACAACTGTAACACTGAGCATTCCTTTAGAATCGAAAGAAAAGTGTTCAGTTAGTCTCAGCCCAGAGTCCATGCAAAAAATGTCTTCTGAACTTCCATTAAGACATCTTCACAAAAACACTGAGCCTGCTCCAAATTTAATGGATTTTTCCACCAAAGTGATTAGCAAACAAAACTCACCTGGCAAAGGATCTAATGATATCAATGACTCTTCTGAAACTTTAAACAGATCAGAGGTTGTTGAAGCTGTAACTAATGCAGACATTGATGATACTTATTATGGAGCATGTGATATTAATTTAGCCTCAAATCTCAATCAGGTCAATTCACTGGAATTAACTTCAGATATAAAGACAGAGGAATCATTTACTGAGGtaaaaaagaagaataaaagAGCAGGCTTCATCAGAATATCCTCTGCCAGTTCAATGACTGCTTCCTCTGTGAAATCATATTTCAATGGGTCTTTCTATCACAACAATAATAAACATAGACACAATGCTCCTCAAGTAACATCAAATTCAGCCATGCATTCTCTTGTTGTTTGCAACCATAGTCATTCCCCGAGAGACCTTAGTCCATCCTCCTTTCCAGCCTTGGCAGGTACACCTCCTAGAATAGATGTTAGACGCAACTCTTGTGATGGTATCAACACAGTTGCCTTGGATACTAAAAATGACAGCGACAGAGAGTCAGTCAAATCTCTCCCAGTAACTCACTGCGCTCGAGCAGTGGGTGAGATGTCTCCTATTTACATGGTCTCATACGCTACTATGGTGGCTGCGCCACCAAGATGTGATAATGGGAATAGTTCTGAGTCAAGTGTGGTTAGTGCTTCCTTGTCATCAGCCCACACAGCTTGTTTGACCCCTGAGAAGAAGACTACTGTTTGGAAAGGGAGTCCTCGTGAAAGAAGACATTCTATTGGTTCTAGTCCTGAAGATAAGACTGAAACAGACAGGCCAACTATTACACAACGCAACCGTCAGAAAAGTGGCAGCCAGGAATTGCTGTGCAGGGAATCCAGTGCTGTGTTTAAAGGTTCCTCTATCAAAGCAGTTAATAATCTCCAGTCACATGTCAAGCAAGAAGAAAATGTAGGCATTGAAAAATCGTATGCATTTAGTAATAACAATTTAGAAAGGGTACCTCTTTCATCAACAAACATTTCTAATGATTCATTGTCATCAGTTAGCCAGGATACTCCATTTTCAATAGCTGCAACCAAGATTCCTCAAACTTTTGATGAGAGGTTCCACTCTGATAATGGAATGACTAGCAATGAAGTTAAGTCTGAGGCTGTTCCTAATATTGACACTAAATGCCAGTGGCAAGTATCAACTCCTAATAGTAATACCAATACTTCTATTCTGGAGAGCGCCAAAAAAAGCAATACCAACAATCACAAATCAGTTGTGTTTCTGGACAAACGATACAGTACCTTCCCTTCCAAAAACCTTGGAATAACATTTGGTTTTGACTCAAGCTTTGAGTCCATTTCGGATTCCACTAGTCAAGCTGTCAAGCAGCTGTCACAAAACACAAAGGCATCCCAAACCAAACCTACAAGTGCTTCAATGCCAGTTGATTCCAACATTCCTCCTGACAGTGGTGCTTCTCTTGCATCAGGCTTACACGTTTCTTCCTCTAGTGATAATTCCCAAAACTTAAAAGCTAGGCTTGTACAAAGTCATTGTAATGGGCTTATAGTTCCTACTGGTGATTTAAAAGAGGAGACATTGGGTCAAACAGCTTTGGATAATAGAACTAAGTCATGTGGTGTAGTTGTTCAAGAAACTTCAAGTAGTCAGCCTTTAATAGTAAAATCAAATTCCTCTGCTTCCTCTGATACATCTTTAGCATATTTAACCAATTTTGTGTCCTGTAGTCATTCTAGTTCCACTAGTTCAGCAGTGATGTTTTCACCCAATCTCCCGCCTCCATCCTACTCCAGCCCGCTGACAGCGCCTACCTCGTTCATTAATCAGGCAAATCCAGTCAGCAGTGACCATTCAACAGAATCATCAGACACATCAGTCCTGCAAGAAGTGGATTTTATACATTCGTGTATTCCTGTTGTGTATGGTTTAAAAATTCAGCCCAATAAAGGCTGTGGAACAGTGTTGTTCATCCCTCCTAATGTCCAGATAAGTGCTAGCTCGTCAGCTGTTTGCAGTTTTCTAAAAAAAC aatggaCAGaagtcaataaaaataaaaata ATGCAGGATCATTTGTTACCTGTGAAGATGAAGATTGA
- the LOC106070164 gene encoding uncharacterized protein LOC106070164 isoform X1, translated as MELTLGNVEDDKKFAFLLGSALRNEDTEQVLAIYDDLIPRLISETRLKKIKEGARQISELPEHEFNTLAIDARQFSLAPGRSSMSQANWSSATPSINQDVNDDKVGLATPDVYNSSKKHKSYQDEDSGLDSYKHSESFGLDTNDTEEECCLLENVNIHCKAELVRITPTFNPPYDEEVKIDSSTGGSSIESPRSETSATHDEYSLMEEGTEMDTLSYKETPLRQHSYACFDYIPTRATARKDDDDIENHDLRFLNQGYKKAPTDVDKCINLGLNYGMNDKKDDTKAFLKFQHHDEKRKWSSSDGHDPLLDVNGNPKIKDGFDYAQMRKRPENGSSVILAHGPNHCINSSGESGTSRKRRSHKKKEETIKAEDCENYKGRLPINDLIVYITGKRVAVDANGAGDFISKSEKTKKRLEKSKKDKSSVCSKEKKKVEASGSFSYNGTHEILDSLSTTVTLSIPLESKEKCSVSLSPESMQKMSSELPLRHLHKNTEPAPNLMDFSTKVISKQNSPGKGSNDINDSSETLNRSEVVEAVTNADIDDTYYGACDINLASNLNQVNSLELTSDIKTEESFTEVKKKNKRAGFIRISSASSMTASSVKSYFNGSFYHNNNKHRHNAPQVTSNSAMHSLVVCNHSHSPRDLSPSSFPALAGTPPRIDVRRNSCDGINTVALDTKNDSDRESVKSLPVTHCARAVGEMSPIYMVSYATMVAAPPRCDNGNSSESSVVSASLSSAHTACLTPEKKTTVWKGSPRERRHSIGSSPEDKTETDRPTITQRNRQKSGSQELLCRESSAVFKGSSIKAVNNLQSHVKQEENVGIEKSYAFSNNNLERVPLSSTNISNDSLSSVSQDTPFSIAATKIPQTFDERFHSDNGMTSNEVKSEAVPNIDTKCQWQVSTPNSNTNTSILESAKKSNTNNHKSVVFLDKRYSTFPSKNLGITFGFDSSFESISDSTSQAVKQLSQNTKASQTKPTSASMPVDSNIPPDSGASLASGLHVSSSSDNSQNLKARLVQSHCNGLIVPTGDLKEETLGQTALDNRTKSCGVVVQETSSSQPLIVKSNSSASSDTSLAYLTNFVSCSHSSSTSSAVMFSPNLPPPSYSSPLTAPTSFINQANPVSSDHSTESSDTSVLQEVDFIHSCIPVVYGLKIQPNKGCGTVLFIPPNVQISASSSAVCSFLKKQWTEVNKNKNTDAGSFVTCEDED; from the exons cTTAAGAAAATTAAGGAAGGTGCAAGGCAAATATCAGAACTTCCAGAGCATGAGTTCAACACATTAGCAATCGACGCAAGACAATTTAGCCTGGCCCCTGGCCGTTCCAGCATGAGTCAAGCCAACTGGAGTTCTGCGACTCCTAGTATAAATCAAGATGTTAATGATGATAAGGTTGGCTTAGCAACTCCTGATGTTTATAACTCTTCTAAAAAACATAAGTCATATCAAGATGAAGACTCTGGTTTAGACTCATATAAACATTCTGAAAGTTTTGGTTTAGATACTAATGACACTGAAGAAGAATGCTGCTTACTTGAGAATGTGAACATTCACTGTAAAGCTGAATTGGTGAGGATTACCCCCACTTTTAACCCACCTTATGATGAAGAGGTTAAAATAGACTCAAGTACTGGAGGTTCCTCTATTGAGTCCCCAAGAAGCGAAACTTCTGCAACGCATGATGAGTACAGTCTTATGGAGGAAGGGACAGAAATGGATACTTTGTCTTACAAAGAAACTCCCCTCAGACAGCATTCTTATGCTTGCTTCGACTACATACCCACTAGAGCCACTGccaggaaagatgatgatgatatcgAAAATCATGATTTAAGATTTCTCAATCAAGGGTATAAGAAAGCACCAACTGATGTGGACAAATGCATAAATCTAGGTTTAAACTATGGCATGAATGACAAGAAAGATGACACTAAAgcctttttaaagtttcaacatcATGATGAAAAGAGAAAATGGAGCAGTTCAG ATGGGCATGATCCTCTTTTGGATGTTAACGGCAATCCAAAAATAAAAGATGGCTTTGACTATGCCCAGATGAGAAAGCGTCCAGAGAATGGCAGTAGTGTCATACTCGCCCATGGGCCCAATCACTGTATTAACTCAAGTGGGGAGAGTGGGACTAGCAGAAAACGCagaagtcataaaaaaaaagaagaaacaatcAAAGCAGAGGACTGTGAAAATTATAAAGGCAGATTGCCAATCAATGATCTCATAGTCTACATAACAGGGAAGAGAGTAGCAGTCGATGCTAATGGTGCTGGAGATTTCATATCCAAATCAGAAAAGACTAAGAAAAGATTagaaaaaagcaagaaagacAAATCCAGTGTGTGCagtaaggaaaaaaagaaag tGGAAGCTTCTGGCAGTTTTAGCTATAATGGAACACATGAAATACTTGATTCATTATCCACAACTGTAACACTGAGCATTCCTTTAGAATCGAAAGAAAAGTGTTCAGTTAGTCTCAGCCCAGAGTCCATGCAAAAAATGTCTTCTGAACTTCCATTAAGACATCTTCACAAAAACACTGAGCCTGCTCCAAATTTAATGGATTTTTCCACCAAAGTGATTAGCAAACAAAACTCACCTGGCAAAGGATCTAATGATATCAATGACTCTTCTGAAACTTTAAACAGATCAGAGGTTGTTGAAGCTGTAACTAATGCAGACATTGATGATACTTATTATGGAGCATGTGATATTAATTTAGCCTCAAATCTCAATCAGGTCAATTCACTGGAATTAACTTCAGATATAAAGACAGAGGAATCATTTACTGAGGtaaaaaagaagaataaaagAGCAGGCTTCATCAGAATATCCTCTGCCAGTTCAATGACTGCTTCCTCTGTGAAATCATATTTCAATGGGTCTTTCTATCACAACAATAATAAACATAGACACAATGCTCCTCAAGTAACATCAAATTCAGCCATGCATTCTCTTGTTGTTTGCAACCATAGTCATTCCCCGAGAGACCTTAGTCCATCCTCCTTTCCAGCCTTGGCAGGTACACCTCCTAGAATAGATGTTAGACGCAACTCTTGTGATGGTATCAACACAGTTGCCTTGGATACTAAAAATGACAGCGACAGAGAGTCAGTCAAATCTCTCCCAGTAACTCACTGCGCTCGAGCAGTGGGTGAGATGTCTCCTATTTACATGGTCTCATACGCTACTATGGTGGCTGCGCCACCAAGATGTGATAATGGGAATAGTTCTGAGTCAAGTGTGGTTAGTGCTTCCTTGTCATCAGCCCACACAGCTTGTTTGACCCCTGAGAAGAAGACTACTGTTTGGAAAGGGAGTCCTCGTGAAAGAAGACATTCTATTGGTTCTAGTCCTGAAGATAAGACTGAAACAGACAGGCCAACTATTACACAACGCAACCGTCAGAAAAGTGGCAGCCAGGAATTGCTGTGCAGGGAATCCAGTGCTGTGTTTAAAGGTTCCTCTATCAAAGCAGTTAATAATCTCCAGTCACATGTCAAGCAAGAAGAAAATGTAGGCATTGAAAAATCGTATGCATTTAGTAATAACAATTTAGAAAGGGTACCTCTTTCATCAACAAACATTTCTAATGATTCATTGTCATCAGTTAGCCAGGATACTCCATTTTCAATAGCTGCAACCAAGATTCCTCAAACTTTTGATGAGAGGTTCCACTCTGATAATGGAATGACTAGCAATGAAGTTAAGTCTGAGGCTGTTCCTAATATTGACACTAAATGCCAGTGGCAAGTATCAACTCCTAATAGTAATACCAATACTTCTATTCTGGAGAGCGCCAAAAAAAGCAATACCAACAATCACAAATCAGTTGTGTTTCTGGACAAACGATACAGTACCTTCCCTTCCAAAAACCTTGGAATAACATTTGGTTTTGACTCAAGCTTTGAGTCCATTTCGGATTCCACTAGTCAAGCTGTCAAGCAGCTGTCACAAAACACAAAGGCATCCCAAACCAAACCTACAAGTGCTTCAATGCCAGTTGATTCCAACATTCCTCCTGACAGTGGTGCTTCTCTTGCATCAGGCTTACACGTTTCTTCCTCTAGTGATAATTCCCAAAACTTAAAAGCTAGGCTTGTACAAAGTCATTGTAATGGGCTTATAGTTCCTACTGGTGATTTAAAAGAGGAGACATTGGGTCAAACAGCTTTGGATAATAGAACTAAGTCATGTGGTGTAGTTGTTCAAGAAACTTCAAGTAGTCAGCCTTTAATAGTAAAATCAAATTCCTCTGCTTCCTCTGATACATCTTTAGCATATTTAACCAATTTTGTGTCCTGTAGTCATTCTAGTTCCACTAGTTCAGCAGTGATGTTTTCACCCAATCTCCCGCCTCCATCCTACTCCAGCCCGCTGACAGCGCCTACCTCGTTCATTAATCAGGCAAATCCAGTCAGCAGTGACCATTCAACAGAATCATCAGACACATCAGTCCTGCAAGAAGTGGATTTTATACATTCGTGTATTCCTGTTGTGTATGGTTTAAAAATTCAGCCCAATAAAGGCTGTGGAACAGTGTTGTTCATCCCTCCTAATGTCCAGATAAGTGCTAGCTCGTCAGCTGTTTGCAGTTTTCTAAAAAAAC aatggaCAGaagtcaataaaaataaaaata CAGATGCAGGATCATTTGTTACCTGTGAAGATGAAGATTGA
- the LOC106070164 gene encoding uncharacterized protein LOC106070164 isoform X4, translating to MSQANWSSATPSINQDVNDDKVGLATPDVYNSSKKHKSYQDEDSGLDSYKHSESFGLDTNDTEEECCLLENVNIHCKAELVRITPTFNPPYDEEVKIDSSTGGSSIESPRSETSATHDEYSLMEEGTEMDTLSYKETPLRQHSYACFDYIPTRATARKDDDDIENHDLRFLNQGYKKAPTDVDKCINLGLNYGMNDKKDDTKAFLKFQHHDEKRKWSSSDGHDPLLDVNGNPKIKDGFDYAQMRKRPENGSSVILAHGPNHCINSSGESGTSRKRRSHKKKEETIKAEDCENYKGRLPINDLIVYITGKRVAVDANGAGDFISKSEKTKKRLEKSKKDKSSVCSKEKKKVEASGSFSYNGTHEILDSLSTTVTLSIPLESKEKCSVSLSPESMQKMSSELPLRHLHKNTEPAPNLMDFSTKVISKQNSPGKGSNDINDSSETLNRSEVVEAVTNADIDDTYYGACDINLASNLNQVNSLELTSDIKTEESFTEVKKKNKRAGFIRISSASSMTASSVKSYFNGSFYHNNNKHRHNAPQVTSNSAMHSLVVCNHSHSPRDLSPSSFPALAGTPPRIDVRRNSCDGINTVALDTKNDSDRESVKSLPVTHCARAVGEMSPIYMVSYATMVAAPPRCDNGNSSESSVVSASLSSAHTACLTPEKKTTVWKGSPRERRHSIGSSPEDKTETDRPTITQRNRQKSGSQELLCRESSAVFKGSSIKAVNNLQSHVKQEENVGIEKSYAFSNNNLERVPLSSTNISNDSLSSVSQDTPFSIAATKIPQTFDERFHSDNGMTSNEVKSEAVPNIDTKCQWQVSTPNSNTNTSILESAKKSNTNNHKSVVFLDKRYSTFPSKNLGITFGFDSSFESISDSTSQAVKQLSQNTKASQTKPTSASMPVDSNIPPDSGASLASGLHVSSSSDNSQNLKARLVQSHCNGLIVPTGDLKEETLGQTALDNRTKSCGVVVQETSSSQPLIVKSNSSASSDTSLAYLTNFVSCSHSSSTSSAVMFSPNLPPPSYSSPLTAPTSFINQANPVSSDHSTESSDTSVLQEVDFIHSCIPVVYGLKIQPNKGCGTVLFIPPNVQISASSSAVCSFLKKQWTEVNKNKNTDAGSFVTCEDED from the exons ATGAGTCAAGCCAACTGGAGTTCTGCGACTCCTAGTATAAATCAAGATGTTAATGATGATAAGGTTGGCTTAGCAACTCCTGATGTTTATAACTCTTCTAAAAAACATAAGTCATATCAAGATGAAGACTCTGGTTTAGACTCATATAAACATTCTGAAAGTTTTGGTTTAGATACTAATGACACTGAAGAAGAATGCTGCTTACTTGAGAATGTGAACATTCACTGTAAAGCTGAATTGGTGAGGATTACCCCCACTTTTAACCCACCTTATGATGAAGAGGTTAAAATAGACTCAAGTACTGGAGGTTCCTCTATTGAGTCCCCAAGAAGCGAAACTTCTGCAACGCATGATGAGTACAGTCTTATGGAGGAAGGGACAGAAATGGATACTTTGTCTTACAAAGAAACTCCCCTCAGACAGCATTCTTATGCTTGCTTCGACTACATACCCACTAGAGCCACTGccaggaaagatgatgatgatatcgAAAATCATGATTTAAGATTTCTCAATCAAGGGTATAAGAAAGCACCAACTGATGTGGACAAATGCATAAATCTAGGTTTAAACTATGGCATGAATGACAAGAAAGATGACACTAAAgcctttttaaagtttcaacatcATGATGAAAAGAGAAAATGGAGCAGTTCAG ATGGGCATGATCCTCTTTTGGATGTTAACGGCAATCCAAAAATAAAAGATGGCTTTGACTATGCCCAGATGAGAAAGCGTCCAGAGAATGGCAGTAGTGTCATACTCGCCCATGGGCCCAATCACTGTATTAACTCAAGTGGGGAGAGTGGGACTAGCAGAAAACGCagaagtcataaaaaaaaagaagaaacaatcAAAGCAGAGGACTGTGAAAATTATAAAGGCAGATTGCCAATCAATGATCTCATAGTCTACATAACAGGGAAGAGAGTAGCAGTCGATGCTAATGGTGCTGGAGATTTCATATCCAAATCAGAAAAGACTAAGAAAAGATTagaaaaaagcaagaaagacAAATCCAGTGTGTGCagtaaggaaaaaaagaaag tGGAAGCTTCTGGCAGTTTTAGCTATAATGGAACACATGAAATACTTGATTCATTATCCACAACTGTAACACTGAGCATTCCTTTAGAATCGAAAGAAAAGTGTTCAGTTAGTCTCAGCCCAGAGTCCATGCAAAAAATGTCTTCTGAACTTCCATTAAGACATCTTCACAAAAACACTGAGCCTGCTCCAAATTTAATGGATTTTTCCACCAAAGTGATTAGCAAACAAAACTCACCTGGCAAAGGATCTAATGATATCAATGACTCTTCTGAAACTTTAAACAGATCAGAGGTTGTTGAAGCTGTAACTAATGCAGACATTGATGATACTTATTATGGAGCATGTGATATTAATTTAGCCTCAAATCTCAATCAGGTCAATTCACTGGAATTAACTTCAGATATAAAGACAGAGGAATCATTTACTGAGGtaaaaaagaagaataaaagAGCAGGCTTCATCAGAATATCCTCTGCCAGTTCAATGACTGCTTCCTCTGTGAAATCATATTTCAATGGGTCTTTCTATCACAACAATAATAAACATAGACACAATGCTCCTCAAGTAACATCAAATTCAGCCATGCATTCTCTTGTTGTTTGCAACCATAGTCATTCCCCGAGAGACCTTAGTCCATCCTCCTTTCCAGCCTTGGCAGGTACACCTCCTAGAATAGATGTTAGACGCAACTCTTGTGATGGTATCAACACAGTTGCCTTGGATACTAAAAATGACAGCGACAGAGAGTCAGTCAAATCTCTCCCAGTAACTCACTGCGCTCGAGCAGTGGGTGAGATGTCTCCTATTTACATGGTCTCATACGCTACTATGGTGGCTGCGCCACCAAGATGTGATAATGGGAATAGTTCTGAGTCAAGTGTGGTTAGTGCTTCCTTGTCATCAGCCCACACAGCTTGTTTGACCCCTGAGAAGAAGACTACTGTTTGGAAAGGGAGTCCTCGTGAAAGAAGACATTCTATTGGTTCTAGTCCTGAAGATAAGACTGAAACAGACAGGCCAACTATTACACAACGCAACCGTCAGAAAAGTGGCAGCCAGGAATTGCTGTGCAGGGAATCCAGTGCTGTGTTTAAAGGTTCCTCTATCAAAGCAGTTAATAATCTCCAGTCACATGTCAAGCAAGAAGAAAATGTAGGCATTGAAAAATCGTATGCATTTAGTAATAACAATTTAGAAAGGGTACCTCTTTCATCAACAAACATTTCTAATGATTCATTGTCATCAGTTAGCCAGGATACTCCATTTTCAATAGCTGCAACCAAGATTCCTCAAACTTTTGATGAGAGGTTCCACTCTGATAATGGAATGACTAGCAATGAAGTTAAGTCTGAGGCTGTTCCTAATATTGACACTAAATGCCAGTGGCAAGTATCAACTCCTAATAGTAATACCAATACTTCTATTCTGGAGAGCGCCAAAAAAAGCAATACCAACAATCACAAATCAGTTGTGTTTCTGGACAAACGATACAGTACCTTCCCTTCCAAAAACCTTGGAATAACATTTGGTTTTGACTCAAGCTTTGAGTCCATTTCGGATTCCACTAGTCAAGCTGTCAAGCAGCTGTCACAAAACACAAAGGCATCCCAAACCAAACCTACAAGTGCTTCAATGCCAGTTGATTCCAACATTCCTCCTGACAGTGGTGCTTCTCTTGCATCAGGCTTACACGTTTCTTCCTCTAGTGATAATTCCCAAAACTTAAAAGCTAGGCTTGTACAAAGTCATTGTAATGGGCTTATAGTTCCTACTGGTGATTTAAAAGAGGAGACATTGGGTCAAACAGCTTTGGATAATAGAACTAAGTCATGTGGTGTAGTTGTTCAAGAAACTTCAAGTAGTCAGCCTTTAATAGTAAAATCAAATTCCTCTGCTTCCTCTGATACATCTTTAGCATATTTAACCAATTTTGTGTCCTGTAGTCATTCTAGTTCCACTAGTTCAGCAGTGATGTTTTCACCCAATCTCCCGCCTCCATCCTACTCCAGCCCGCTGACAGCGCCTACCTCGTTCATTAATCAGGCAAATCCAGTCAGCAGTGACCATTCAACAGAATCATCAGACACATCAGTCCTGCAAGAAGTGGATTTTATACATTCGTGTATTCCTGTTGTGTATGGTTTAAAAATTCAGCCCAATAAAGGCTGTGGAACAGTGTTGTTCATCCCTCCTAATGTCCAGATAAGTGCTAGCTCGTCAGCTGTTTGCAGTTTTCTAAAAAAAC aatggaCAGaagtcaataaaaataaaaata CAGATGCAGGATCATTTGTTACCTGTGAAGATGAAGATTGA